The genomic region acaagcattttgctacactcgcattaacatctgctaaccatgtgtatgtgaccaatacaatttgatttgatttgacacacacgtGTGATCACTAAGGATAAATacaaactgtgtgtgtatgtgcgtaagTTTGTGTGTGTTACCTCGGTCTATGTATCAGCTCCAGTGGTTTAGGAGCCTGGATGACACAGGGGTCACCCCGAGGCTTTagctccattctctctcctcccctccgagTTCTTCACTTCTGGCCTGATCGGCTCCGCTGACTTCTCTCTGTTATGGATACCTCTGCtgcagtcctgaggagagaaacaacCTTCTAACTTCTCTCTGTTATGGATACCTCTGCTGCAGCCCTGAGGAGAGAAACAACCTTCTAACttctctctgttatggattcctcTGCTGCAGCCCTGAGAGAAACAACCTTCTAACttctctctgttatggattcctcTGCTGCAGCCCTGAGGAGAGAAACAACCTTCTAACttctctctgttatggattcctcTGCTGCAGCCCTGAGGAGAGAAACAACCTTCTAACTTCTCTCTGTTATGGATACCTCTGCTGCAGCCCTGAGGAGAGAAACAACCTTCTAACttctctctgttatggattcctcTGCtgcagtcctgaggagagaaacaacCTTCTAACTTCTCTCTGTTATGGATACCTCTGCTGCAGCCCTGAGAGAAACAACCTTCTAACttctctctgttatggattcctcTGCTGCGGCCCTGAGGAGAGGAACAACCTTCTAACttctctctgttatggattcctcTGCTGCAGCCCTGAGGAGAGAAACAACCTTCTAACttctctctgttatggattcctcTGCtgcagtcctgaggagagaaacaacCTTCTAACttctctctgttatggattcctcTGCtgcagtcctgaggagagaaacaacCTTCTAACttctctctgttatggattcctcTGCtgcagtcctgaggagagaaacaacCTTCTAACTGCAGTCTGAGAGAAACAACCTTCTGTTATGGATTCCTCTGCTGCAGCCCTGAGGAGAGAAACAACCTTCTAACttctctctgttatggattcctcTGCTGCAGTCCTGAGAGAGAAACAACCTTCTAACttctctctgttatggattcctcTGCtgcagtcctgaggagagaaacaacCTTCTAACttctctctgttatggattcctcTGCtgcagtcctgaggagagaaacaacCTTCTAACTTCTCTCTGTTATGGATACTTCTCTCTGTTATGGATACCTCTGCtgcagtcctgaggagagaaacaacCTTCTAACttctctctgttatggattcctcTGCtgcagtcctgaggagagaaacaacCTTCTAACttctctctgttatggattcctcTGCtgcagtcctgaggagagaaacaacTGCAGCCCTGAGGAGAGAAACAACCTCTAACttctctctgttatggattcctcTGCtgcagtcctgaggagagaaacaacCTTCTAACTTCTCTCTGTTATGGATCCTCTCTGCTGCAGTCCTGAGAGAGAAACAACCTTCTAACttctctctgttatggattcctcTGCtgcagtcctgaggagagaaacaacCTTCTAACttctctctgttatggattcctcTGCTGCAGTCCTGAGGAAAGAAACAACCTTCTAACTTTCTCTCTGTTATGGATACCTCTGCTGCAGCCCTGAGAGAAACAACCTTCTAACttctctctgttatggattcctcTGCTGCAGCCCTGAGGAGAGAAACAACCTTCTAACTTCTCCTGTTATGgattcctctgctgcagagaaacaACCTTCTAACttctctctgttatggattcctcTGCTGCAGCCCTGAGGAGAGAAACAACCTTCTAACttctctctgttatggattcctcTGCTGCAGTCCTGAGAGAGAAACAACCTTCTAACttctctctgttatggattcctcTGCtgcagtcctgaggagagaaacaacCTTCTAACttctctctgttatggattcctcTGCtgcagtcctgaggagagaaacaacCTTCTAACTTCTCTCTGTTATGGATACCTCTGCtgcagtcctgaggagagaaacaacCTTCTAACTTCTCAGTCTGTTATGGATTCCTCTGCtgcagtcctgaggagagaaacaacCTTCTAACttctctctgttatggattcctcTGCtgcagtcctgaggagagaaacaacCTTCTAACttctctctgttatggattctctGTTAGGAGAGAAACAATACttctctctgttatggattcctcTGCTGCAGCCCTGAGGAGAGAAACAACCTTCTAACttctctctgttatggattcctcTGCtgcagtcctgaggagagaaacaacCTTCTAACttctctctgttatggattcctcTGCtgcagtcctgaggagagaaacaacCTTCTAACttctctctgttatggattcctcTGCtgcagtcctgaggagagaaacaacCTTCTAACttctctctgttatggattcctcTGCtgcagtcctgaggagagaaacaacCTTCTAACttctctctgttatggattcctcTGCTGCGGCCCTGAGGAGAGAAACAACCTTCTAACttctctctgttatggattcctcTGCtgcagtcctgaggagagaaacaacCTTCTAACttctctctgttatggattcctcTGCTGCAGCCCTGAGGAGAGAAACAACCTTCTAACTTCTCTCTGTTATGGATACCTCTGCtgcagtcctgaggagagaaacaacCTAACTTTAGCATGTCCACATTTCATCTCCACTTCTAACTTTAGCATAGGAAGCTTTAGAAAGGCCTCTACTCTTCTATCTCAGAGAGGGATGCcaagagaatgcaaagctgtcatcaaggcaaagggtggctactttgaagaatctaaaatcaaaaatatattttgatttgtttaacacctttttggttactacatgattccgtatatgttatttcatagttttgatgtcttcactattattctgcaatgtgtaaaatagtaaaaataaagaaaaacccttgaatgagcaggtgtgtccaaactgttgactggtgtTGTATGTAGCGTTGTACTGTAACCCACTAGACTGGGTTTTCTATCTTCTTCTCCACTGACTCACACCTCATGCACAATTCTATAAAACATACATTATTACATAAACTCCCTTGTCAATTTTGCACAAAATCATTAACAATGGTacattacaaataaaataaaattgtatttggcacatgctGTCACACC from Oncorhynchus keta strain PuntledgeMale-10-30-2019 chromosome 18, Oket_V2, whole genome shotgun sequence harbors:
- the LOC127908775 gene encoding fibulin-1-like isoform X16; translated protein: MLKLGCFSPQDCSRGIHNREKLEGCFSPQDCSRGIHNREKLEGCFSPQDCSRGIHNREKLEGCFSPQDCSRGIHNREKLEGCFSPQDCSRGIHNREKLEGCFSPQDCSRGIHNREKLEGCFSPQDCSRGIHNREKLEGCFSPQDCSRGIHNREKLEGCFSPQDCSRGIHNREKLEGCFSPQDCSRGIHNREKLEGCFSPQDCSRGIHNREKLEGCFSPQDCSRGIHNREKLEGCFSPQDCSRGIHNREKLEGCFSPQDCSRGIHNREKLEGCFSPQDCSRGIHNREKLEGCFSPQGCSRGIHNREKLEGCSSPQGRSRGIHNREKLEGCFSQGCSRGIHNREKLEGCFSPQDCSRGIHNREKLEGCFSPQGCSRGIHNREKLEGCFSPQGCSRGIHNREKLEGCFSPQGCSRGIHNREKLEGCFSQGCSRGIHNREKLEGCFSPQGCSRGIHNREKLEGCFSPQDCSRGIHNREKSAEPIRPEVKNSEGRRENGAKASG
- the LOC127908775 gene encoding fibulin-1-like isoform X12 — its product is MLKLGCFSPQDCSRGIHNREKLEGCFSPQGRSRGIHNREKLEGCFSPQDCSRGIHNREKLEGCFSPQDCSRGIHNREKLEGCFSPQDCSRGIHNREKLEGCFSPQDCSRGIHNREKLEGCFSPQDCSRGIHNREKLEGCFSPQDCSRGIHNREKLEGCFSPQDCSRGIHNREKLEGCFSPQDCSRGIHNREKLEGCFSPQDCSRGIHNREKLEGCFSPQDCSRGIHNREKLEGCFSPQDCSRGIHNREKLEGCFSPQDCSRGIHNREKLEGCFSPQDCSRGIHNREKLEGCFSPQDCSRGIHNREKLEGCFSPQGCSRGIHNREKLEGCSSPQGRSRGIHNREKLEGCFSQGCSRGIHNREKLEGCFSPQDCSRGIHNREKLEGCFSPQGCSRGIHNREKLEGCFSPQGCSRGIHNREKLEGCFSPQGCSRGIHNREKLEGCFSQGCSRGIHNREKLEGCFSPQGCSRGIHNREKLEGCFSPQDCSRGIHNREKSAEPIRPEVKNSEGRRENGAKASG
- the LOC127908775 gene encoding fibulin-1-like isoform X25, translating into MLKLGCFSPQDCSRGIHNREKLEGCFSPQDCSRGIHNREKLEGCFSPQDCSRGIHNREKLEGCFSPQDCSRGIHNREKLEGCFSPQDCSRGIHNREKLEGCFSPQDCSRGIHNREKLEGCFSPQDCSRGIHNREKLEGCFSPQDCSRGIHNREKLEGCFSPQDCSRGIHNREKLEGCFSPQDCSRGIHNREKLEGCFSPQDCSRGIHNREKLEGCFSPQDCSRGIHNREKLEGCFSPQDCSRGIHNREKLEGCFSPQGCSRGIHNREKLEGCSSPQGRSRGIHNREKLEGCFSQGCSRGIHNREKLEGCFSPQDCSRGIHNREKLEGCFSPQGCSRGIHNREKLEGCFSPQGCSRGIHNREKLEGCFSPQGCSRGIHNREKLEGCFSQGCSRGIHNREKLEGCFSPQGCSRGIHNREKLEGCFSPQDCSRGIHNREKSAEPIRPEVKNSEGRRENGAKASG
- the LOC127908775 gene encoding fibulin-1-like isoform X21 encodes the protein MLKLGCFSPQDCSRGIHNREKLEGCFSPQDCSRGIHNREKLEGCFSPQDCSRGIHNREKLEGCFSPQDCSRGIHNREKLEGCFSPQDCSRGIHNREKLEGCFSPQDCSRGIHNREKLEGCFSPQDCSRGIHNREKLEGCFSPQDCSRGIHNREKLEGCFSPQDCSRGIHNREKLEGCFSPQDCSRGIHNREKLEGCFSPQDCSRGIHNREKLEGCFSPQDCSRGIHNREKLEGCFSPQDCSRGIHNREKLEGCFSPQDCSRGIHNREKLEGCFSPQGCSRGIHNREKLEGCSSPQGRSRGIHNREKLEGCFSQGCSRGIHNREKLEGCFSPQDCSRGIHNREKLEGCFSPQGCSRGIHNREKLEGCFSPQGCSRGIHNREKLEGCFSPQGCSRGIHNREKLEGCFSQGCSRGIHNREKLEGCFSPQGCSRGIHNREKLEGCFSPQDCSRGIHNREKSAEPIRPEVKNSEGRRENGAKASG
- the LOC127908775 gene encoding uncharacterized protein LOC127908775 isoform X34 — its product is MLKLGCFSPQDCSRGIHNREKLEGCFSPQGCSRGIHNREKLEGCFSPQDCSRGIHNREKLEGCFSPQGRSRGIHNREKLEGCFSPQDCSRGIHNREKLEGCFSPQDCSRGIHNREKLEGCFSPQDCSRGIHNREKLEGCFSPQDCSRGIHNREKLEGCFSPQDCSRGIHNREKLEGCFSPQDCSRGIHNREKLEGCFSPQDCSRGIHNREKLEGCFSPQDCSRGIHNREKLEGCFSPQDCSRGIHNREKLEGCFSPQDCSRGIHNREKLEGCFSPQGCSRGIHNREKLEGCFSPQGCSRGIHNREKLEGCFSPQGCSRGIHNREKLEGCFSQGCSRGIHNREKLEGCFSPQGCSRGIHNREKLEGCFSPQDCSRGIHNREKSAEPIRPEVKNSEGRRENGAKASG
- the LOC127908775 gene encoding fibulin-1-like isoform X8, which codes for MLKLGCFSPQDCSRGIHNREKLEGCFSPQGCSRGIHNREKLEGCFSPQDCSRGIHNREKLEGCFSPQGRSRGIHNREKLEGCFSPQDCSRGIHNREKLEGCFSPQDCSRGIHNREKLEGCFSPQDCSRGIHNREKLEGCFSPQDCSRGIHNREKLEGCFSPQDCSRGIHNREKLEGCFSPQDCSRGIHNREKLEGCFSPQDCSRGIHNREKLEGCFSPQDCSRGIHNREKLEGCFSPQDCSRGIHNREKLEGCFSPQDCSRGIHNREKLEGCFSPQDCSRGIHNREKLEGCFSPQDCSRGIHNREKLEGCFSPQGCSRGIHNREKLEGCSSPQGRSRGIHNREKLEGCFSQGCSRGIHNREKLEGCFSPQDCSRGIHNREKLEGCFSPQGCSRGIHNREKLEGCFSPQGCSRGIHNREKLEGCFSPQGCSRGIHNREKLEGCFSQGCSRGIHNREKLEGCFSPQGCSRGIHNREKLEGCFSPQDCSRGIHNREKSAEPIRPEVKNSEGRRENGAKASG
- the LOC127908775 gene encoding uncharacterized protein LOC127908775 isoform X47 — protein: MLKLGCFSPQDCSRGIHNREKLEGCFSPQGCSRGIHNREKLEGCFSPQDCSRGIHNREKLEGCFSPQGRSRGIHNREKLEGCFSPQDCSRGIHNREKLEGCFSPQDCSRGIHNREKLEGCFSPQDCSRGIHNREKLEGCFSPQDCSRGIHNREKLEGCFSPQDCSRGIHNREKLEGCFSPQDCSRGIHNREKLEGCFSPQDCSRGIHNREKLEGCFSPQDCSRGIHNREKLEGCFSPQDCSRGIHNREKLEGCFSPQDCSRGIHNREKLEGCFSQGCSRGIHNREKLEGCFSPQGCSRGIHNREKLEGCFSPQDCSRGIHNREKSAEPIRPEVKNSEGRRENGAKASG
- the LOC127908775 gene encoding fibulin-1-like isoform X19; its protein translation is MLKLGCFSPQDCSRGIHNREKLEGCFSPQGCSRGIHNREKLEGCFSPQDCSRGIHNREKLEGCFSPQGRSRGIHNREKLEGCFSPQDCSRGIHNREKLEGCFSPQDCSRGIHNREKLEGCFSPQDCSRGIHNREKLEGCFSPQDCSRGIHNREKLEGCFSPQDCSRGIHNREKLEGCFSPQDCSRGIHNREKLEGCFSPQDCSRGIHNREKLEGCFSPQDCSRGIHNREKLEGCFSPQDCSRGIHNREKLEGCFSPQDCSRGIHNREKLEGCFSPQGCSRGIHNREKLEGCSSPQGRSRGIHNREKLEGCFSQGCSRGIHNREKLEGCFSPQDCSRGIHNREKLEGCFSPQGCSRGIHNREKLEGCFSPQGCSRGIHNREKLEGCFSPQGCSRGIHNREKLEGCFSQGCSRGIHNREKLEGCFSPQGCSRGIHNREKLEGCFSPQDCSRGIHNREKSAEPIRPEVKNSEGRRENGAKASG
- the LOC127908775 gene encoding fibulin-1-like isoform X5 is translated as MLKLGCFSPQDCSRGIHNREKLEGCFSPQGCSRGIHNREKLEGCFSPQDCSRGIHNREKLEGCFSPQGRSRGIHNREKLEGCFSPQDCSRGIHNREKLEGCFSPQDCSRGIHNREKLEGCFSPQDCSRGIHNREKLEGCFSPQDCSRGIHNREKLEGCFSPQDCSRGIHNREKLEGCFSPQDCSRGIHNREKLEGCFSPQDCSRGIHNREKLEGCFSPQDCSRGIHNREKLEGCFSPQDCSRGIHNREKLEGCFSPQDCSRGIHNREKLEGCFSPQDCSRGIHNREKLEGCFSPQDCSRGIHNREKLEGCFSPQDCSRGIHNREKLEGCFSPQGCSRGIHNREKLEGCSSPQGRSRGIHNREKLEGCFSQGCSRGIHNREKLEGCFSPQDCSRGIHNREKLEGCFSPQGCSRGIHNREKLEGCFSPQGCSRGIHNREKLEGCFSPQGCSRGIHNREKLEGCFSQGCSRGIHNREKLEGCFSPQGCSRGIHNREKLEGCFSPQDCSRGIHNREKSAEPIRPEVKNSEGRRENGAKASG
- the LOC127908775 gene encoding fibulin-1-like isoform X3, with the protein product MLKLGCFSPQDCSRGIHNREKLEGCFSPQGCSRGIHNREKLEGCFSPQDCSRGIHNREKLEGCFSPQGRSRGIHNREKLEGCFSPQDCSRGIHNREKLEGCFSPQDCSRGIHNREKLEGCFSPQDCSRGIHNREKLEGCFSPQDCSRGIHNREKLEGCFSPQDCSRGIHNREKLEGCFSPQDCSRGIHNREKLEGCFSPQDCSRGIHNREKLEGCFSPQDCSRGIHNREKLEGCFSPQDCSRGIHNREKLEGCFSPQDCSRGIHNREKLEGCFSPQDCSRGIHNREKLEGCFSPQDCSRGIHNREKLEGCFSPQDCSRGIHNREKLEGCFSPQGCSRGIHNREKLEGCSSPQGRSRGIHNREKLEGCFSQGCSRGIHNREKLEGCFSPQDCSRGIHNREKLEGCFSPQGCSRGIHNREKLEGCFSPQGCSRGIHNREKLEGCFSPQGCSRGIHNREKLEGCFSQGCSRGIHNREKLEGCFSPQGCSRGIHNREKLEGCFSPQDCSRGIHNREKSAEPIRPEVKNSEGRRENGAKASG
- the LOC127908775 gene encoding uncharacterized protein LOC127908775 isoform X35; translated protein: MLKLGCFSPQDCSRGIHNREKLEGCFSPQGCSRGIHNREKLEGCFSPQDCSRGIHNREKLEGCFSPQGRSRGIHNREKLEGCFSPQDCSRGIHNREKLEGCFSPQDCSRGIHNREKLEGCFSPQDCSRGIHNREKLEGCFSPQDCSRGIHNREKLEGCFSPQDCSRGIHNREKLEGCFSPQDCSRGIHNREKLEGCFSPQDCSRGIHNREKLEGCFSPQDCSRGIHNREKLEGCFSPQDCSRGIHNREKLEGCFSPQDCSRGIHNREKLEGCFSPQDCSRGIHNREKLEGCFSPQGCSRGIHNREKLEGCFSPQGCSRGIHNREKLEGCFSQGCSRGIHNREKLEGCFSPQGCSRGIHNREKLEGCFSPQDCSRGIHNREKSAEPIRPEVKNSEGRRENGAKASG
- the LOC127908775 gene encoding uncharacterized protein LOC127908775 isoform X13 produces the protein MLKLGCFSPQDCSRGIHNREKLEGCFSPQGCSRGIHNREKLEGCFSPQDCSRGIHNREKLEGCFSPQGRSRGIHNREKLEGCFSPQDCSRGIHNREKLEGCFSPQDCSRGIHNREKLEGCFSPQDCSRGIHNREKLEGCFSPQDCSRGIHNREKLEGCFSPQDCSRGIHNREKLEGCFSPQDCSRGIHNREKLEGCFSPQDCSRGIHNREKLEGCFSPQDCSRGIHNREKLEGCFSPQDCSRGIHNREKLEGCFSPQDCSRGIHNREKLEGCFSPQDCSRGIHNREKLEGCFSPQDCSRGIHNREKLEGCFSPQDCSRGIHNREKLEGCFSPQDCSRGIHNREKLEGCFSPQDCSRGIHNREKLEGCFSPQGCSRGIHNREKLEGCFSPQGCSRGIHNREKLEGCFSPQGCSRGIHNREKLEGCFSQGCSRGIHNREKLEGCFSPQGCSRGIHNREKLEGCFSPQDCSRGIHNREKSAEPIRPEVKNSEGRRENGAKASG
- the LOC127908775 gene encoding uncharacterized protein LOC127908775 isoform X7, translating into MLKLGCFSPQDCSRGIHNREKLEGCFSPQGCSRGIHNREKLEGCFSPQDCSRGIHNREKLEGCFSPQGRSRGIHNREKLEGCFSPQDCSRGIHNREKLEGCFSPQDCSRGIHNREKLEGCFSPQDCSRGIHNREKLEGCFSPQDCSRGIHNREKLEGCFSPQDCSRGIHNREKLEGCFSPQDCSRGIHNREKLEGCFSPQDCSRGIHNREKLEGCFSPQDCSRGIHNREKLEGCFSPQDCSRGIHNREKLEGCFSPQDCSRGIHNREKLEGCFSPQDCSRGIHNREKLEGCFSPQDCSRGIHNREKLEGCFSPQDCSRGIHNREKLEGCFSPQDCSRGIHNREKLEGCFSPQGCSRGIHNREKLEGCFSPQDCSRGIHNREKLEGCFSPQGCSRGIHNREKLEGCFSPQGCSRGIHNREKLEGCFSPQGCSRGIHNREKLEGCFSQGCSRGIHNREKLEGCFSPQGCSRGIHNREKLEGCFSPQDCSRGIHNREKSAEPIRPEVKNSEGRRENGAKASG
- the LOC127908775 gene encoding fibulin-1-like isoform X1, with amino-acid sequence MLKLGCFSPQDCSRGIHNREKLEGCFSPQGCSRGIHNREKLEGCFSPQDCSRGIHNREKLEGCFSPQGRSRGIHNREKLEGCFSPQDCSRGIHNREKLEGCFSPQDCSRGIHNREKLEGCFSPQDCSRGIHNREKLEGCFSPQDCSRGIHNREKLEGCFSPQDCSRGIHNREKLEGCFSPQDCSRGIHNREKLEGCFSPQDCSRGIHNREKLEGCFSPQDCSRGIHNREKLEGCFSPQDCSRGIHNREKLEGCFSPQDCSRGIHNREKLEGCFSPQDCSRGIHNREKLEGCFSPQDCSRGIHNREKLEGCFSPQDCSRGIHNREKLEGCFSPQDCSRGIHNREKLEGCFSPQGCSRGIHNREKLEGCSSPQGRSRGIHNREKLEGCFSQGCSRGIHNREKLEGCFSPQDCSRGIHNREKLEGCFSPQGCSRGIHNREKLEGCFSPQGCSRGIHNREKLEGCFSPQGCSRGIHNREKLEGCFSQGCSRGIHNREKLEGCFSPQGCSRGIHNREKLEGCFSPQDCSRGIHNREKSAEPIRPEVKNSEGRRENGAKASG
- the LOC127908775 gene encoding uncharacterized protein LOC127908775 isoform X44 — encoded protein: MLKLGCFSPQDCSRGIHNREKLEGCFSPQGCSRGIHNREKLEGCFSPQDCSRGIHNREKLEGCFSPQGRSRGIHNREKLEGCFSPQDCSRGIHNREKLEGCFSPQDCSRGIHNREKLEGCFSPQDCSRGIHNREKLEGCFSPQDCSRGIHNREKLEGCFSPQDCSRGIHNREKLEGCFSPQDCSRGIHNREKLEGCFSPQDCSRGIHNREKLEGCFSPQDCSRGIHNREKLEGCFSPQDCSRGIHNREKLEGCFSPQGCSRGIHNREKLEGCFSPQGCSRGIHNREKLEGCFSQGCSRGIHNREKLEGCFSPQGCSRGIHNREKLEGCFSPQDCSRGIHNREKSAEPIRPEVKNSEGRRENGAKASG
- the LOC127908775 gene encoding uncharacterized protein LOC127908775 isoform X42, with translation MLKLGCFSPQDCSRGIHNREKLEGCFSPQGCSRGIHNREKLEGCFSPQDCSRGIHNREKLEGCFSPQGRSRGIHNREKLEGCFSPQDCSRGIHNREKLEGCFSPQDCSRGIHNREKLEGCFSPQDCSRGIHNREKLEGCFSPQDCSRGIHNREKLEGCFSPQDCSRGIHNREKLEGCFSPQDCSRGIHNREKLEGCFSPQDCSRGIHNREKLEGCFSPQDCSRGIHNREKLEGCFSPQDCSRGIHNREKLEGCFSPQDCSRGIHNREKLEGCFSPQGCSRGIHNREKLEGCFSQGCSRGIHNREKLEGCFSPQGCSRGIHNREKLEGCFSPQDCSRGIHNREKSAEPIRPEVKNSEGRRENGAKASG
- the LOC127908775 gene encoding fibulin-1-like isoform X17; the encoded protein is MLKLGCFSPQDCSRGIHNREKLEGCFSPQGCSRGIHNREKLEGCFSPQDCSRGIHNREKLEGCFSPQGRSRGIHNREKLEGCFSPQDCSRGIHNREKLEGCFSPQDCSRGIHNREKLEGCFSPQDCSRGIHNREKLEGCFSPQDCSRGIHNREKLEGCFSPQDCSRGIHNREKLEGCFSPQDCSRGIHNREKLEGCFSPQDCSRGIHNREKLEGCFSPQDCSRGIHNREKLEGCFSPQDCSRGIHNREKLEGCFSPQDCSRGIHNREKLEGCFSPQDCSRGIHNREKLEGCFSPQGCSRGIHNREKLEGCSSPQGRSRGIHNREKLEGCFSQGCSRGIHNREKLEGCFSPQDCSRGIHNREKLEGCFSPQGCSRGIHNREKLEGCFSPQGCSRGIHNREKLEGCFSPQGCSRGIHNREKLEGCFSQGCSRGIHNREKLEGCFSPQGCSRGIHNREKLEGCFSPQDCSRGIHNREKSAEPIRPEVKNSEGRRENGAKASG
- the LOC127908775 gene encoding fibulin-1-like isoform X10; this encodes MLKLGCFSPQDCSRGIHNREKLEGCFSPQGCSRGIHNREKLEGCFSPQDCSRGIHNREKLEGCFSPQGRSRGIHNREKLEGCFSPQDCSRGIHNREKLEGCFSPQDCSRGIHNREKLEGCFSPQDCSRGIHNREKLEGCFSPQDCSRGIHNREKLEGCFSPQDCSRGIHNREKLEGCFSPQDCSRGIHNREKLEGCFSPQDCSRGIHNREKLEGCFSPQDCSRGIHNREKLEGCFSPQDCSRGIHNREKLEGCFSPQDCSRGIHNREKLEGCFSPQDCSRGIHNREKLEGCFSPQDCSRGIHNREKLEGCFSPQGCSRGIHNREKLEGCSSPQGRSRGIHNREKLEGCFSQGCSRGIHNREKLEGCFSPQDCSRGIHNREKLEGCFSPQGCSRGIHNREKLEGCFSPQGCSRGIHNREKLEGCFSPQGCSRGIHNREKLEGCFSQGCSRGIHNREKLEGCFSPQGCSRGIHNREKLEGCFSPQDCSRGIHNREKSAEPIRPEVKNSEGRRENGAKASG
- the LOC127908775 gene encoding fibulin-1-like isoform X23; translation: MLKLGCFSPQDCSRGIHNREKLEGCFSPQGCSRGIHNREKLEGCFSPQDCSRGIHNREKLEGCFSPQGRSRGIHNREKLEGCFSPQDCSRGIHNREKLEGCFSPQDCSRGIHNREKLEGCFSPQDCSRGIHNREKLEGCFSPQDCSRGIHNREKLEGCFSPQDCSRGIHNREKLEGCFSPQDCSRGIHNREKLEGCFSPQDCSRGIHNREKLEGCFSPQDCSRGIHNREKLEGCFSPQDCSRGIHNREKLEGCFSPQGCSRGIHNREKLEGCSSPQGRSRGIHNREKLEGCFSQGCSRGIHNREKLEGCFSPQDCSRGIHNREKLEGCFSPQGCSRGIHNREKLEGCFSPQGCSRGIHNREKLEGCFSPQGCSRGIHNREKLEGCFSQGCSRGIHNREKLEGCFSPQGCSRGIHNREKLEGCFSPQDCSRGIHNREKSAEPIRPEVKNSEGRRENGAKASG
- the LOC127908775 gene encoding fibulin-1-like isoform X45; the protein is MLKLGCFSPQDCSRGIHNREKLEGCFSPQGCSRGIHNREKLEGCFSPQDCSRGIHNREKLEGCFSPQDCSRGIHNREKLEGCFSPQDCSRGIHNREKLEGCFSPQDCSRGIHNREKLEGCFSPQDCSRGIHNREKLEGCFSPQDCSRGIHNREKLEGCFSPQGCSRGIHNREKLEGCSSPQGRSRGIHNREKLEGCFSQGCSRGIHNREKLEGCFSPQDCSRGIHNREKLEGCFSPQGCSRGIHNREKLEGCFSPQGCSRGIHNREKLEGCFSPQGCSRGIHNREKLEGCFSQGCSRGIHNREKLEGCFSPQGCSRGIHNREKLEGCFSPQDCSRGIHNREKSAEPIRPEVKNSEGRRENGAKASG
- the LOC127908775 gene encoding fibulin-1-like isoform X2; its protein translation is MLKLGCFSPQDCSRGIHNREKLEGCFSPQGCSRGIHNREKLEGCFSPQDCSRGIHNREKLEGCFSPQGRSRGIHNREKLEGCFSPQDCSRGIHNREKLEGCFSPQDCSRGIHNREKLEGCFSPQDCSRGIHNREKLEGCFSPQDCSRGIHNREKLEGCFSPQDCSRGIHNREKLEGCFSPQDCSRGIHNREKLEGCFSPQDCSRGIHNREKLEGCFSPQDCSRGIHNREKLEGCFSPQDCSRGIHNREKLEGCFSPQDCSRGIHNREKLEGCFSPQDCSRGIHNREKLEGCFSPQDCSRGIHNREKLEGCFSPQDCSRGIHNREKLEGCFSPQDCSRGIHNREKLEGCFSPQGCSRGIHNREKLEGCSSPQGRSRGIHNREKLEGCFSQGCSRGIHNREKLEGCFSPQDCSRGIHNREKLEGCFSPQGCSRGIHNREKLEGCFSPQGCSRGIHNREKLEGCFSPQGCSRGIHNREKLEGCFSQGCSRGIHNREKLEGCFSPQGCSRGIHNREKLEGCFSPQDCSRGIHNREKSAEPIRPEVKNSEGRRENGAKASG